A genomic stretch from Dissulfurispira thermophila includes:
- a CDS encoding 6-bladed beta-propeller, translated as MGPKVEKKKEHIVWPPPPWKPKIEFLYTITTPDDMQIKKGFFRRLWEFIAGESKKGVVKPFGVFADDSGRVYVTDTGDQSVHIFDPKDNNYFVIEGITQRYRLTSPIGVATDAERNIYVSDSVMRRVYVFNEKGKFIREIGSDDIMQRPTGIAIDKTSGILYVVDTLASNILVYSLDGKYIKTIGEHGGGKGQFNRPTFIAIGKDGNLYITDTMNVRVQIIDKNGKFVGKFGKRGDATGDMANPRGIALDSDGHIYVTDTILEAVQIFDKSGQLLLVFGRRGTDSGEFSIPAGISIVNDNIYVADSYNMRIQVFRYLKGSQLNNSAQQKK; from the coding sequence ATGGGACCAAAGGTTGAAAAGAAAAAAGAGCATATAGTCTGGCCACCTCCTCCATGGAAGCCAAAAATAGAATTTTTATACACCATAACAACACCTGATGACATGCAGATTAAAAAGGGTTTTTTCCGTCGTTTATGGGAGTTTATCGCAGGCGAGTCCAAAAAGGGAGTTGTAAAGCCATTTGGTGTTTTTGCAGATGACAGTGGCAGGGTATATGTTACAGATACAGGTGACCAATCTGTGCATATTTTTGATCCAAAAGATAATAATTATTTTGTCATAGAGGGGATAACCCAAAGGTATCGCCTTACTTCGCCAATTGGCGTGGCAACAGATGCTGAAAGAAATATCTATGTTTCTGATTCAGTTATGAGAAGGGTATATGTCTTTAATGAAAAGGGAAAGTTTATCAGAGAGATAGGCTCTGATGATATTATGCAGAGACCTACGGGTATTGCCATAGATAAAACATCTGGCATTCTCTATGTAGTGGACACTCTTGCAAGTAATATCCTTGTTTATAGTCTTGATGGCAAATATATAAAAACAATTGGTGAGCATGGGGGCGGCAAAGGGCAGTTTAATCGTCCAACATTTATTGCCATTGGAAAGGATGGAAATTTATACATAACAGACACAATGAATGTGAGGGTGCAGATAATTGATAAGAACGGAAAGTTTGTTGGTAAATTTGGCAAAAGAGGCGATGCCACAGGGGACATGGCAAACCCGAGGGGAATTGCCCTTGACAGCGATGGACATATTTATGTTACAGACACTATTCTTGAGGCAGTGCAGATATTCGATAAGTCAGGACAGCTTCTCCTTGTCTTTGGCAGAAGAGGGACAGACAGTGGTGAGTTTTCGATTCCAGCAGGTATAAGTATTGTTAATGACAATATATATGTGGCAGATTCTTATAATATGAGGATACAGGTATTCAGGTATCTGAAGGGTTCGCAATTAAATAACAGTGCGCAGCAGAAAAAATAG
- a CDS encoding cytochrome c3 family protein, which yields MFFIRMFFVVAACLLLPLSAFAFGGHDGLVCSGCHSIHAAKDALIFAVEANKKDVNPRTKQSYTGITALCLGCHQTPEKGGMGIKPISAHMSHPYGLNSVNAKVARVPEEALRDGKFECIGCHDPHPSNPNYRYLRYDAGANGSKMENFCAACHPMKADPKAASVKPQGFNSMDERLFGASGSYVPAVPAETPAPKPKKK from the coding sequence ATGTTTTTTATCAGAATGTTTTTTGTAGTAGCTGCATGTCTTCTTTTGCCTCTGAGTGCTTTTGCTTTCGGGGGCCATGACGGTCTTGTCTGCTCGGGCTGTCACAGTATTCACGCTGCAAAGGATGCATTGATATTTGCGGTGGAGGCAAACAAAAAGGATGTTAATCCAAGGACAAAGCAGTCATACACAGGTATAACCGCACTCTGTCTAGGTTGCCACCAGACGCCTGAAAAGGGCGGCATGGGCATTAAGCCAATATCTGCACATATGAGCCATCCATATGGCTTAAATAGTGTAAATGCAAAGGTGGCGCGTGTTCCTGAAGAAGCATTAAGAGACGGCAAATTCGAGTGCATTGGTTGCCACGACCCTCACCCATCAAATCCGAATTACAGGTATCTCAGGTATGATGCCGGGGCTAATGGCTCAAAGATGGAGAATTTCTGCGCAGCATGCCATCCGATGAAAGCAGACCCAAAGGCAGCAAGCGTAAAGCCGCAGGGTTTCAACAGCATGGATGAAAGGCTCTTTGGAGCATCAGGTTCATATGTCCCTGCTGTGCCTGCAGAGACCCCAGCACCAAAGCCTAAAAAGAAATAA
- the ccsB gene encoding c-type cytochrome biogenesis protein CcsB, with protein sequence MNSEHQIIFNWIAIGFYIVSTVFFAYSVSFQKERGLKPAMVVALLGLIPHAIAIAIRWKITGHGPYMAKYEVLSSNAWIAVLLFLTVSWKVPKLRPAGVIVIPLSFLMMAFGLFMNPEIRRLPPSLRSIWLIIHVTFNKLAAGAIIIALGTSVLYLLKEKHQESDFYKRLPSLEALDAYSYKFIGFGFIFWSITIAAGAIWANEAWGRYWGWDPIETWSLITWLLYGLYLHARYFLKWQGRKAALLMVVCFAFSVLTIFVIPFIVESLHSEYFR encoded by the coding sequence GTGAACAGTGAACACCAGATAATCTTTAACTGGATAGCCATAGGATTTTATATTGTCTCAACAGTCTTCTTTGCCTATAGTGTTTCCTTTCAGAAGGAGAGGGGTTTGAAGCCTGCGATGGTAGTAGCACTGCTTGGACTCATTCCCCATGCAATCGCTATTGCTATCAGATGGAAAATCACAGGTCATGGGCCATATATGGCAAAGTATGAGGTTTTATCATCCAATGCATGGATAGCGGTATTGTTGTTCTTGACTGTATCATGGAAAGTTCCAAAACTTAGGCCTGCTGGCGTTATCGTGATCCCTTTGAGTTTTTTGATGATGGCATTTGGATTGTTCATGAACCCTGAGATCAGGAGACTCCCGCCGTCTCTAAGGAGCATTTGGCTAATAATTCATGTTACATTTAATAAATTAGCAGCAGGTGCAATAATTATTGCCCTCGGGACATCAGTGCTTTATCTGCTTAAAGAGAAGCACCAGGAAAGCGATTTTTATAAAAGGCTTCCATCTCTTGAGGCACTTGATGCTTACAGCTATAAGTTCATAGGCTTTGGTTTTATCTTCTGGAGCATTACAATTGCGGCAGGAGCGATATGGGCAAACGAGGCATGGGGAAGATACTGGGGATGGGACCCTATAGAGACATGGTCGCTCATAACATGGCTTCTTTACGGCTTATATCTTCATGCCCGATATTTCTTGAAATGGCAGGGCAGAAAGGCTGCATTGCTCATGGTGGTGTGCTTTGCGTTTTCGGTATTAACGATATTCGTCATCCCGTTTATAGTTGAATCACTGCATTCAGAGTATTTCAGATGA
- a CDS encoding type II toxin-antitoxin system VapC family toxin, with the protein MSKIDRIFVDTSTFVALFNERDEMHYEAIRLLEEIKNKRIRLVVTDYILSESITTTLARASHKAAVTVGEFILGSHVIDLIWLDKPFKFKAWEFFKKHSDKSYFFIDCTSFIVMKEMKVNHYFAFDEDFVKTGFIDFASK; encoded by the coding sequence ATGTCAAAAATAGATAGGATTTTTGTTGATACGAGTACCTTTGTTGCATTGTTTAATGAAAGGGACGAAATGCATTATGAAGCTATAAGGTTGTTAGAGGAAATTAAAAACAAAAGGATTCGACTTGTTGTTACTGACTATATTTTGAGTGAATCCATCACGACTACTTTGGCAAGGGCAAGCCATAAGGCTGCCGTTACAGTAGGAGAGTTTATTCTTGGTAGTCATGTGATCGACCTTATATGGCTTGATAAACCGTTCAAATTCAAGGCATGGGAATTTTTTAAGAAACATTCTGATAAAAGTTATTTTTTTATTGACTGCACGAGCTTTATTGTGATGAAGGAGATGAAGGTTAATCATTATTTTGCCTTTGATGAGGATTTTGTTAAGACTGGATTTATTGATTTTGCGAGTAAATAA
- a CDS encoding DUF2283 domain-containing protein, whose amino-acid sequence MKIYYDKDVDAAYIRLSDENPSGVVEISEGINIDTTDKGEIVGIEILDASKKFPLRSLFSCEFDSELLLSKT is encoded by the coding sequence ATGAAGATATATTATGACAAAGATGTGGATGCCGCTTACATAAGGCTTTCGGATGAAAATCCTTCTGGTGTCGTAGAAATTTCTGAAGGGATTAATATTGATACCACGGATAAAGGAGAGATTGTAGGCATAGAAATACTGGATGCCTCGAAGAAGTTTCCTTTAAGGTCGCTGTTTTCATGCGAATTTGACAGTGAATTGTTATTAAGCAAGACATAA
- a CDS encoding DUF4258 domain-containing protein, whose translation MKINFSRHARRRIKLYSIDEGDVRNIIETMLLDIGADVGKYEKINYSLSEKYGYPLKVVFLVEGKDIIVITAYPLKREKNR comes from the coding sequence GTGAAGATAAATTTTTCAAGACATGCGAGAAGAAGGATAAAACTTTATAGCATAGATGAAGGGGATGTAAGGAATATAATAGAGACAATGCTGTTGGACATTGGTGCAGATGTAGGTAAATATGAGAAGATTAATTATTCGTTATCAGAAAAATACGGGTATCCATTAAAGGTTGTGTTTTTAGTGGAAGGTAAGGATATAATTGTTATAACAGCATATCCTTTGAAAAGGGAGAAAAACCGATGA
- a CDS encoding cytochrome c biogenesis protein ResB, whose translation MQFFTTITKPKFVISLIILTLIASFIGVMIPQIDDKSPSYFEEWKLKSPQTFYIVDLLQLNRVYTSVWFLTLVFIIMLSLGYSIYQQVKRNIKVHSSSFIVHSKEEVHGKDICSNEQSMMNYERIIKLMRKRRYKLVYSLSSVVHADNEQSTMNDERPTMNYERILVFSKNSINRWGGVIFHSGLFLIIVAAIVGLSFQKRGFVQVMEGEVFSGRHEDFLVRNLGIFQKRFDVGFKTQLLKFSHEYWETDQIKDISSSVNVIDKDGNMIDKTIAVNTAVKYKGINIYQSFDYGYALTFVLKSPDGKETVTHFLLDHPDKRTKPFVGKTDFPQTPYIFNMKFYPDISMNSFHLGKPILYLQVLKGINNMVFDGLVIPGNVIKVEGNLVRFYSISQWSGLIYAKSPDMSLAYAGFFISCIGVSIIFLLPHKEIYISHKDNVVSLYSRTNRYKPLFKEEMEKIKEELSEQ comes from the coding sequence TTGCAATTTTTTACAACCATAACTAAACCTAAGTTTGTTATTTCTCTTATTATTTTAACTCTTATTGCCTCTTTCATAGGTGTGATGATTCCTCAGATTGATGATAAGAGCCCTTCTTATTTCGAGGAATGGAAGTTAAAGTCTCCCCAGACATTTTACATCGTAGATCTCCTCCAGCTTAATAGGGTCTATACATCCGTATGGTTTCTGACGCTTGTGTTTATTATTATGCTGTCATTGGGTTACTCAATCTATCAACAGGTTAAGAGGAATATCAAGGTTCATAGTTCATCGTTTATTGTGCATAGCAAAGAAGAAGTTCATGGCAAGGATATTTGCAGCAATGAACAATCAATGATGAACTATGAACGAATAATAAAACTCATGAGGAAGAGACGATATAAATTGGTTTATAGTTTATCGTCTGTAGTTCATGCTGACAATGAACAATCAACAATGAACGATGAACGGCCAACGATGAACTATGAACGAATACTGGTATTCTCAAAAAATTCCATTAATCGATGGGGAGGTGTGATATTTCACTCAGGGTTGTTTTTGATAATTGTTGCGGCCATTGTCGGACTTTCTTTTCAAAAGAGGGGATTTGTGCAGGTTATGGAAGGAGAGGTGTTTTCAGGTAGGCATGAGGATTTCCTTGTGAGGAATTTAGGGATATTTCAAAAGAGGTTTGATGTGGGTTTTAAGACACAATTATTGAAGTTCAGTCATGAATATTGGGAAACTGACCAGATAAAGGATATTTCAAGCTCTGTGAATGTTATTGATAAAGACGGCAATATGATAGATAAAACTATTGCAGTAAATACTGCTGTTAAATATAAGGGTATAAATATTTATCAATCCTTTGATTATGGTTATGCCCTCACATTTGTACTTAAATCGCCTGACGGCAAAGAGACAGTTACACATTTTCTTCTTGACCATCCTGACAAAAGGACAAAGCCATTTGTAGGCAAGACCGACTTTCCCCAGACACCGTATATTTTTAATATGAAGTTTTATCCTGACATATCCATGAATTCCTTCCATTTAGGAAAGCCGATTTTGTATCTACAGGTATTAAAAGGCATTAACAATATGGTTTTTGATGGGCTCGTTATACCGGGCAATGTGATAAAGGTAGAAGGAAATCTTGTAAGGTTTTATAGCATATCGCAATGGAGCGGTTTGATTTATGCTAAAAGCCCTGATATGTCTCTGGCATATGCAGGATTTTTTATAAGCTGTATTGGTGTTTCGATTATATTTTTGCTGCCGCATAAAGAGATATACATCTCTCATAAAGACAATGTGGTATCATTATATAGTAGGACGAACAGATACAAACCACTTTTTAAAGAGGAAATGGAAAAGATTAAAGAGGAATTGAGTGAACAGTGA
- a CDS encoding cytochrome c3 family protein: MLLRGAAATKQSHKTKNILLILLAIFTLILTLVSLSYAGIANTRHNMSVSGPGGIKATTETEICVFCHIPHNAQPGRPLWNHDMPGSAYTMYTSEYLIRAGYTVPSGLGTTTGTPGMLSRQCLSCHDGTVAVGAVYMVRGTILGNNLIAMSGVSGSGAIPSTATGYIGTDLRAHHPVGIEYNTAITISFGSGSRTMELVTNPTSNAMRLYAIGAKTYVECSSCHDPHLENTKFLRDTTGANLAAKISNTCTACHDKSGWSGSIHQSSGLSYSDASVSTTFGTGTISSLVCMNCHRTHKGLGTPYLLRQAEETTCFQGASSLTNETACHGSSSTATTNRIQTVITRTYKHPTTTISGIHTDLDVLYPLGGTPAGSKGLDWASSKHAECVDCHNPHEAKNTPARVATNAWYPSTITNTSNQTSNSGALTGVTGVEPTWPSIWTVPTTFTTQKSSANEYQICFKCHSYWALRSASGITTYTTASGATVTDQAMEFNTNNKSAHPVVVGLNSQTGSYSPKALGTSQMSSPWTNVGNQTMYCSDCHGTDNEASGDPKGPHGSSYKYMLKGTGKYWPYKSDGTTLWRLNSTDAQNSQLFCRNCHPIWNTNGVHSKGDHNSKNYTIGGQSGTGVPCVGCHLVIPHGGKRSRLIAYGYQATSPDVSPYIINTNTAVLRGFKKASGPNNYSKSNCYSTYSGCTTHGSITGADP, encoded by the coding sequence ATGTTATTGCGAGGAGCGGCAGCGACAAAGCAATCTCATAAGACTAAAAATATCTTGTTGATTTTACTGGCTATCTTTACCTTAATCTTAACCCTTGTGAGTCTTTCTTACGCAGGCATTGCTAACACAAGGCATAACATGTCTGTCAGCGGTCCTGGTGGTATAAAGGCAACTACCGAGACAGAGATATGCGTGTTTTGCCACATACCCCATAATGCACAGCCGGGCAGACCTTTATGGAACCACGACATGCCTGGTTCTGCCTATACTATGTACACAAGTGAATATCTGATAAGGGCAGGCTACACTGTCCCGAGTGGACTTGGAACAACTACTGGCACTCCTGGAATGCTTTCAAGACAGTGCCTGAGTTGTCATGACGGAACAGTAGCAGTAGGTGCTGTCTATATGGTCAGGGGGACGATCCTCGGAAACAATCTTATAGCAATGTCAGGTGTATCTGGTAGCGGAGCAATACCCTCAACTGCCACAGGCTACATAGGCACAGACTTGAGGGCACATCATCCTGTGGGTATTGAATATAACACAGCAATAACCATAAGTTTTGGCTCAGGATCAAGGACTATGGAACTTGTAACAAACCCAACATCAAATGCTATGAGGCTTTATGCAATAGGTGCAAAGACTTATGTTGAATGTTCTTCATGTCATGACCCGCATTTAGAGAATACCAAATTTTTAAGGGATACCACCGGAGCAAACCTTGCGGCAAAGATAAGCAATACATGCACTGCATGCCATGATAAGTCAGGGTGGTCAGGAAGTATTCACCAATCAAGCGGGTTATCATATTCAGATGCAAGCGTGAGCACAACCTTTGGCACAGGCACAATATCATCCCTTGTCTGCATGAACTGCCACAGAACGCATAAAGGACTTGGCACACCCTATCTTTTAAGACAGGCTGAAGAGACTACATGTTTTCAGGGTGCTTCAAGTTTAACTAACGAGACAGCATGTCACGGCTCGAGTTCTACAGCCACGACAAATAGGATACAGACTGTTATAACGAGGACATATAAACATCCTACAACAACAATTTCAGGAATTCATACAGACCTTGATGTCCTTTATCCATTAGGCGGAACTCCGGCCGGCAGTAAGGGTCTTGACTGGGCATCTTCAAAACATGCTGAGTGCGTTGACTGTCACAACCCACATGAGGCAAAGAATACGCCAGCACGTGTGGCTACAAATGCGTGGTATCCATCAACCATTACCAACACATCCAATCAGACATCAAACTCTGGTGCACTCACAGGTGTTACAGGCGTGGAACCTACATGGCCGTCCATCTGGACAGTCCCTACTACATTCACCACTCAGAAGTCATCAGCAAATGAATACCAGATATGCTTTAAGTGCCATTCATACTGGGCATTGAGGAGTGCTTCAGGAATTACAACATATACCACTGCTTCAGGTGCTACAGTAACAGACCAGGCAATGGAGTTTAATACTAATAACAAATCTGCTCATCCTGTTGTGGTGGGATTGAACAGCCAGACAGGCTCTTACTCACCTAAGGCATTAGGCACTTCTCAGATGTCATCACCGTGGACGAATGTAGGCAATCAGACAATGTATTGCTCTGACTGTCATGGCACTGATAATGAGGCATCGGGAGACCCTAAAGGACCGCATGGGTCGAGCTATAAATATATGCTAAAAGGAACAGGAAAATATTGGCCATATAAATCTGACGGAACTACATTATGGAGATTAAATTCTACTGATGCTCAAAATAGCCAACTTTTCTGCAGAAACTGTCATCCTATTTGGAATACCAATGGCGTCCATAGCAAAGGGGATCACAATAGTAAAAATTATACAATAGGAGGACAAAGTGGAACAGGCGTTCCATGTGTTGGATGTCATTTGGTTATTCCGCACGGAGGTAAGAGGTCAAGGCTTATCGCATATGGCTATCAGGCAACATCTCCTGATGTGAGTCCATATATCATAAATACAAATACAGCGGTTTTAAGGGGGTTCAAAAAAGCAAGCGGACCAAATAACTATTCGAAATCCAATTGCTATTCCACATATAGCGGCTGTACAACGCATGGTTCTATTACAGGCGCTGACCCGTAA
- a CDS encoding B12-binding domain-containing radical SAM protein, which yields MKRKKVMLITPPYHSGVVESAGTWLNLGFVYIAESLRKAGYDVEIYDAMSYFNDYTDIAKRIETHKPDVVATTAITASINDCIEICRLSKQINPKVITVLGNVHPTFMWEEILNEHHTCVDYIVRGEGEITLPELLNCYFSRGNVSKIKGIAFWDGSRASATLAREYITDLDSIEGAWDLVDWSIYTYRPKPDSVLAIVNSSRGCNQYCSFCSQQLFWSRKWRAKSPEVFVSELEHIHTKYDVNAAMIADETPTYDRQRWERILDLLIERSMDIELFMETRVKDIVRDRDILWKYREAGIVHIYVGVESTSPDTLKRFEKDVSIEESRLAIELINKHDIISETSFVLGMPDETMASINMTVELAKHYNPDMAFFLAIAPWPYANIYKELEPYVATKDYSKYNLIEPVVKPAGMTIDELRDGLNRATRLFYMDKFSRLKNMTSFKRDYLIAVMKLLMEHSYIGSQIKSIHDSMPEEMKRFIRDFAEHFSPIP from the coding sequence ATGAAAAGAAAAAAGGTAATGCTTATAACACCACCTTATCACTCAGGCGTGGTTGAGTCAGCAGGCACATGGCTGAATTTAGGCTTCGTATATATTGCAGAAAGCCTGAGAAAAGCCGGTTATGATGTGGAGATATACGATGCAATGTCCTATTTTAATGATTACACGGATATTGCTAAAAGAATAGAGACGCACAAACCAGATGTGGTTGCAACAACAGCAATCACAGCTTCAATCAATGACTGCATTGAGATATGCAGGCTCTCAAAGCAGATTAATCCCAAAGTTATAACTGTGCTTGGAAATGTCCATCCTACATTCATGTGGGAAGAAATCCTGAATGAGCATCACACTTGTGTGGATTACATCGTAAGAGGCGAGGGTGAGATTACGCTCCCTGAACTTTTGAACTGCTATTTTTCAAGAGGTAATGTATCAAAGATCAAAGGTATTGCATTCTGGGATGGCAGCAGGGCATCAGCTACACTTGCAAGGGAATACATCACAGACCTTGATTCGATTGAGGGCGCATGGGACCTTGTGGATTGGAGCATCTATACATATCGCCCCAAACCAGATTCTGTGCTTGCAATAGTAAATTCATCGAGAGGGTGCAATCAATATTGCAGTTTTTGCTCGCAGCAGCTCTTCTGGAGCCGAAAATGGAGAGCAAAATCGCCTGAAGTGTTTGTCTCTGAACTTGAGCATATTCATACGAAATACGACGTTAATGCAGCCATGATAGCTGATGAGACCCCTACATATGACAGGCAGAGATGGGAAAGGATATTGGATTTACTTATAGAAAGGTCGATGGATATTGAACTCTTTATGGAAACAAGGGTGAAAGACATTGTAAGGGACAGGGATATTTTATGGAAATATAGAGAGGCTGGAATAGTCCATATCTATGTTGGTGTTGAGTCAACAAGCCCTGATACACTTAAGAGGTTTGAAAAGGATGTGAGCATTGAAGAATCAAGGCTTGCAATCGAGCTCATAAATAAACACGATATAATCTCAGAGACATCATTTGTCCTTGGAATGCCTGACGAGACAATGGCATCGATTAATATGACGGTTGAACTTGCAAAACATTATAATCCGGATATGGCATTCTTTCTTGCAATAGCCCCGTGGCCGTATGCCAACATATATAAAGAACTCGAACCATATGTGGCTACAAAGGATTACAGCAAATATAACCTCATAGAGCCTGTTGTAAAACCTGCAGGTATGACCATCGATGAATTGAGGGATGGGCTTAACAGGGCTACGAGACTCTTCTATATGGATAAGTTTTCGAGGCTTAAAAATATGACTTCTTTTAAGAGAGACTATTTGATAGCTGTAATGAAGCTCCTTATGGAGCATTCGTATATCGGCTCCCAGATCAAGTCCATACACGATTCTATGCCAGAAGAAATGAAAAGATTTATCAGAGACTTTGCAGAGCATTTCTCACCAATTCCATGA
- a CDS encoding four helix bundle protein codes for MYKSFKDMRLWREAMDVAVEIFSLTENLPWKEDYGFTSQVRRAALSISGNIAEAYGRNHTSDKINFYYIARGSITELQSHLEYGRRVW; via the coding sequence ATGTATAAAAGTTTTAAGGATATGAGATTATGGAGAGAGGCTATGGATGTTGCAGTTGAGATATTCTCATTAACAGAAAATTTACCATGGAAAGAAGATTACGGTTTTACATCACAGGTTAGACGGGCTGCGCTCAGTATTTCCGGAAATATTGCGGAAGCTTATGGTAGGAATCATACTTCTGATAAGATAAATTTCTATTATATAGCAAGAGGTTCAATTACTGAACTGCAAAGCCATTTGGAATATGGCAGAAGAGTCTGGTAG
- a CDS encoding CopG family transcriptional regulator — MLKKRTQVYFPMELYRKVEKKAKRESMSSAAIIREAVAQYLEKEGEKEIDWENDPIFKLVGIIKDGPTDLSVNHDYYLYGMKKKKKHQRCQK; from the coding sequence TTGTTGAAAAAAAGGACACAAGTCTATTTCCCGATGGAACTATACAGGAAAGTAGAGAAAAAGGCTAAAAGGGAATCCATGTCTTCCGCTGCGATTATCAGGGAAGCTGTTGCACAGTATCTTGAGAAAGAGGGAGAAAAAGAGATTGATTGGGAGAATGACCCGATATTCAAACTGGTTGGGATTATAAAAGACGGTCCCACGGACCTTTCAGTAAATCATGATTATTACCTATACGGAATGAAGAAAAAGAAGAAACACCAACGATGTCAAAAATAG
- a CDS encoding peptidylprolyl isomerase translates to MTVLLILNFAISFAANDLKESKVVAIVNGAAITRADLDMEINRLLPQELYHRSVTPEKQAEIEKKAIENLINAELFFMEAKRQGFKIDNAEVKKRLDAVKASYQNKKAFEDALKRIGMTFAVFEEKVRQGMMVEKLIEKEVKLSLTDKDLEEYYKKNPEKFKEPEAVRLRYVYIKINPSEPDGKKKAKERAKEAYSKIKSGTDFAQIAQTYSNDMSRIKGGDVGFVHRGTIPQDIEKVAFALKAGQVSEILETDTGYHIIKVEEKRASRHVSFKEIKDKLKRELTESVQKERMEGLIKRLRENAKIQYVSNSG, encoded by the coding sequence ATGACAGTTCTTTTAATTTTGAATTTTGCTATTTCTTTTGCTGCTAATGATTTGAAGGAGAGCAAGGTTGTAGCAATAGTGAACGGCGCGGCGATCACTCGTGCTGATTTAGATATGGAGATAAACAGGTTATTACCTCAAGAACTTTATCATCGCAGCGTTACACCTGAAAAACAGGCAGAGATAGAAAAAAAGGCGATTGAGAATCTCATAAATGCAGAACTTTTTTTTATGGAAGCAAAAAGGCAAGGATTTAAAATTGACAATGCAGAAGTTAAAAAAAGACTTGATGCTGTTAAAGCCTCTTATCAGAATAAAAAGGCATTTGAGGATGCATTAAAAAGAATCGGAATGACTTTTGCTGTCTTTGAGGAAAAGGTCAGACAGGGCATGATGGTCGAAAAGCTCATTGAAAAGGAAGTGAAGCTCTCACTTACCGATAAAGACCTTGAGGAATATTATAAAAAGAATCCTGAAAAGTTTAAAGAACCCGAGGCAGTGAGACTCAGATATGTATATATAAAGATAAATCCATCGGAACCTGATGGAAAGAAAAAGGCAAAGGAAAGGGCAAAAGAGGCATATTCAAAGATCAAGTCAGGAACTGACTTTGCACAAATTGCGCAGACTTATTCCAATGATATGAGCAGGATTAAAGGTGGTGATGTGGGTTTTGTCCACAGAGGTACAATACCGCAGGATATCGAAAAAGTGGCATTTGCTTTAAAGGCTGGACAAGTGAGTGAAATCCTCGAAACTGATACAGGATATCACATCATAAAGGTTGAAGAAAAGCGGGCTTCAAGGCATGTTTCGTTTAAGGAGATAAAGGATAAGCTCAAAAGAGAGCTTACAGAATCAGTTCAGAAAGAGAGAATGGAAGGTCTCATTAAAAGGCTGAGAGAGAACGCAAAGATACAATATGTCTCTAATTCGGGGTAA